A genomic window from Dechloromonas sp. A34 includes:
- a CDS encoding nucleoside recognition domain-containing protein, whose protein sequence is MEILIDIILKSGRSAIELALFVLLPVMIVMLSLMRLLEARGVLDWVVGHLAPLLKPFGLTGLGVFAALQINFVSFAAPMATLTMMEQRGASDRHLAATLAMVFAMAQANAAFPMLTMGLDFTTTLVFSLIGGLVAAAATYHLFGRGLSDQEDKLDETLNHPVAESAKGVLDVINRAGAEAFKIAVGAMPMLVLSLVVVMALKRFGAIDLLTVWLTPLLAMVSIDPVLILPTLTKYLAGGTAMMGVIDDMRRAGQISVELLNASAGFLISPFDIPGVAVLISAGRRVAAVWKPAALGACLGIAVRTAGHVLVG, encoded by the coding sequence CCGCCATCGAGCTCGCATTGTTCGTCCTGCTGCCGGTCATGATCGTGATGCTGTCGCTGATGCGCCTGCTCGAGGCGCGCGGCGTGCTCGACTGGGTGGTCGGCCATCTGGCGCCGCTGCTCAAGCCTTTCGGGCTGACCGGGCTAGGCGTCTTCGCGGCCCTGCAGATCAACTTCGTCAGCTTCGCGGCGCCGATGGCGACACTGACCATGATGGAGCAGCGCGGCGCCTCGGACCGCCATCTGGCGGCGACGCTGGCCATGGTCTTCGCGATGGCCCAGGCCAACGCGGCTTTTCCGATGCTGACGATGGGCCTCGATTTCACGACGACGCTGGTGTTCTCGCTGATCGGCGGCCTGGTCGCCGCGGCGGCGACCTATCATCTCTTTGGCCGGGGGCTCTCCGATCAGGAAGACAAGCTCGATGAAACGCTGAATCACCCGGTGGCCGAGAGCGCCAAGGGCGTGCTCGATGTCATCAACCGGGCCGGGGCGGAGGCCTTCAAAATCGCGGTCGGCGCCATGCCGATGCTGGTCCTGTCGCTGGTCGTCGTCATGGCCCTCAAGCGCTTCGGCGCCATCGACCTGCTGACCGTCTGGCTGACACCGCTGCTGGCGATGGTATCGATCGACCCGGTGCTGATCCTGCCCACCCTGACCAAGTACCTGGCCGGCGGCACGGCGATGATGGGGGTCATCGACGACATGCGGCGGGCTGGTCAGATCAGCGTCGAACTGCTCAACGCCAGCGCCGGTTTCCTGATTTCGCCCTTCGATATTCCCGGTGTGGCCGTGCTGATCTCGGCCGGACGACGGGTGGCCGCAGTGTGGAAACCGGCGGCACTTGGCGCCTGCCTCGGCATTGCAGTCCGCACCGCCGGGCATGTGCTGGTCGGCTGA